A part of Blastopirellula marina genomic DNA contains:
- a CDS encoding winged helix-turn-helix transcriptional regulator codes for MTGKNETQSASEDSPEWSEIDPQVSELVNDIIGKVADKWTLLILEALDENGVTRFKQLGRFVPGISQKMLTQTLRQMECDGLVQRTIYAEVPPRVEYELTPLGESLGEAFCGVWKWAEQHHAEIEAARQRFAAGRGRA; via the coding sequence ATGACCGGGAAAAATGAAACACAATCAGCTTCAGAAGATTCGCCAGAATGGTCGGAGATCGATCCCCAGGTGTCTGAATTGGTCAACGACATCATCGGAAAGGTTGCCGATAAATGGACGCTCTTGATTCTGGAAGCCCTGGATGAAAACGGGGTGACGCGGTTCAAGCAACTCGGTCGGTTCGTCCCAGGCATCAGCCAAAAGATGCTTACGCAAACCTTGCGACAAATGGAATGCGACGGTCTCGTTCAGCGAACCATTTATGCCGAAGTACCACCGCGTGTCGAGTACGAACTAACTCCGCTGGGTGAAAGCTTAGGCGAGGCATTCTGCGGCGTGTGGAAATGGGCCGAGCAGCATCACGCCGAGATCGAAGCAGCCCGCCAGCGATTCGCCGCCGGGCGGGGCAGGGCGTAG
- a CDS encoding SDR family oxidoreductase: MVSRTRMIVGCGYVGKPLASQWQQMGDTVFPTTRSSDRARQFEQAGWRSVIADVTDPQSLRDLPETDTVVFAVGYDSSSGNSREDVYANGLRNVLDHLSEHTRRVVMVSTTGVYGDAGGQTVDETTPCDPARAGGKAFVQAEQYLQSHPIWSTRSIILRMAGIYGPNRVPRLADIQAGNPIPTPAGGALNLIHVDDAVQAIQRAADSETFSPVYIVSDGHPVDRRDYYREVARLLDAPEPTFELPEPNSPAAKRAQADRKMSNTRIVKELGFTPKFPSYQEGLASILR; this comes from the coding sequence ATGGTTTCCCGCACGCGAATGATTGTTGGATGTGGTTACGTTGGTAAACCGCTGGCCAGCCAATGGCAGCAAATGGGAGATACTGTTTTTCCCACAACCAGATCATCCGATCGAGCCCGACAGTTTGAACAGGCAGGTTGGCGCTCGGTGATTGCCGACGTCACCGATCCGCAAAGTTTACGTGATTTACCAGAAACCGACACCGTGGTCTTCGCCGTGGGTTACGACAGCAGCAGCGGCAACTCGCGGGAAGACGTTTACGCTAACGGGCTTCGTAACGTGCTCGACCATCTCAGCGAGCACACGCGGCGGGTGGTGATGGTCAGCACAACCGGCGTTTACGGCGATGCTGGTGGACAAACGGTCGACGAAACCACCCCCTGCGATCCCGCGCGTGCTGGGGGGAAAGCATTCGTTCAGGCCGAGCAGTACCTGCAAAGTCACCCTATCTGGTCAACTCGCAGTATCATCCTCCGTATGGCGGGCATCTACGGTCCCAATCGCGTTCCGCGATTGGCGGACATTCAAGCCGGCAATCCGATTCCTACACCGGCCGGCGGAGCCCTAAACCTGATTCATGTCGACGACGCCGTTCAGGCGATTCAGCGGGCTGCCGATAGCGAAACGTTCTCGCCCGTTTACATCGTCAGCGACGGCCATCCGGTTGACCGCCGTGATTACTATCGCGAAGTCGCTCGACTGCTCGACGCCCCAGAACCAACTTTCGAACTCCCTGAACCGAATTCACCAGCCGCCAAGCGTGCTCAAGCCGACCGCAAGATGAGCAACACGCGCATTGTGAAGGAGTTGGGCTTCACGCCCAAATTCCCCAGCTATCAAGAAGGCTTGGCGAGTATTTTGAGATAA
- a CDS encoding sulfatase, producing the protein MFRSVCLPLLVVVWMSSWAAAAEKPMNVLFIISDDLTPTALSCYGNKVSQTPNIDRLASQGTRFTHAYCNATYCGPSRASFLSGYYPHATKVFGYVSPRPKIGDRPTWPQYFRDNGYYTARVSKIYHMGVPGGIESGGDGADDPISWDERFNSPGPEWKAPGDGETLESNPDGKRPVVGGNTFVVVEADGDDLVHSDGKTAAKAVELIEQHAKAEQPFFLAVGFVRPHVPFVSPRKYVEAYKPYAKNELPEKVPGDWDDIPKQGINYKTSKNMKMDIRRQKKAVGGYYGAVAFLDAQVGKVLDALEASGEADNTIVIFTSDHGFHLGQHDFWAKVSLHEESASVPLIIKVPGKEPAVCDSLTQLLDLYPTTAALCGLKPQDRLQGKDISPLLSDPKEIVHDEILNVSPMQNGFLLRTADWAFIQYNEDASGGVELFDMHKDPQQYNNLASDPDYADLVADFKARLAGKLKELRTNDLGS; encoded by the coding sequence ATGTTTCGTTCTGTTTGCTTGCCGCTGTTGGTCGTCGTTTGGATGAGTTCGTGGGCTGCGGCCGCGGAAAAACCGATGAACGTGCTGTTCATCATTTCCGACGATCTTACGCCGACAGCTCTTTCCTGTTATGGAAATAAAGTTTCGCAAACGCCCAACATCGATCGCCTGGCATCGCAGGGAACGCGTTTCACGCATGCTTATTGCAACGCCACCTACTGCGGGCCATCGCGGGCTTCGTTTCTTTCGGGCTATTATCCGCACGCGACTAAAGTGTTCGGCTATGTGAGCCCCCGTCCGAAGATCGGCGATCGCCCGACCTGGCCGCAATACTTTCGCGATAACGGTTATTACACGGCTCGCGTGAGCAAGATCTATCACATGGGCGTTCCTGGCGGGATCGAAAGTGGGGGTGATGGCGCCGACGATCCGATCTCGTGGGACGAACGCTTTAATAGCCCTGGCCCCGAGTGGAAAGCCCCCGGCGATGGCGAAACGTTGGAAAGCAACCCCGACGGAAAGAGGCCGGTGGTTGGTGGCAACACGTTTGTCGTGGTCGAAGCGGACGGGGACGACCTGGTTCATAGCGATGGCAAAACGGCGGCAAAAGCAGTTGAGTTGATCGAGCAGCATGCGAAGGCCGAGCAGCCGTTCTTTCTGGCGGTCGGCTTCGTTCGCCCGCACGTGCCGTTTGTTTCTCCCCGCAAATATGTCGAAGCGTACAAGCCGTACGCCAAGAATGAATTGCCGGAGAAGGTGCCGGGCGACTGGGATGATATTCCTAAGCAAGGGATTAACTATAAGACTAGCAAAAACATGAAAATGGATATCCGCCGCCAGAAAAAAGCGGTCGGTGGATACTATGGGGCTGTTGCGTTTCTCGACGCCCAGGTCGGCAAGGTGCTCGACGCGCTCGAGGCTTCTGGGGAAGCGGACAATACGATTGTGATTTTCACCAGCGATCACGGCTTTCACCTCGGGCAACACGACTTCTGGGCGAAGGTGAGCCTGCACGAGGAATCGGCCAGCGTGCCGCTGATCATCAAAGTCCCTGGCAAGGAGCCGGCCGTTTGCGATTCGCTGACGCAGCTTCTCGATCTCTACCCAACCACCGCCGCATTGTGCGGGCTCAAGCCACAAGATCGTCTGCAAGGCAAGGACATCTCACCCCTTCTGAGCGATCCCAAGGAAATTGTTCACGACGAGATCCTCAACGTCTCGCCGATGCAAAATGGCTTTCTGCTACGTACCGCCGATTGGGCGTTCATTCAATACAACGAAGACGCTTCCGGTGGTGTGGAACTGTTCGACATGCACAAGGATCCTCAGCAATACAACAACCTGGCTTCCGATCCCGACTACGCAGACCTAGTCGCCGATTTCAAAGCACGCCTCGCAGGCAAGTTGAAGGAGTTGCGGACGAACGACTTAGGGTCGTAG
- a CDS encoding PQQ-binding-like beta-propeller repeat protein, which yields MSIVRIWIAVVCVCFACGSVSAQEWTRFRGPNGSGVVPAVDIPSTVSEANFNWKTKLPGIGHSSPAIWTDRLFVLSADPESAFRYVVGIDTKTGKILWQKEFPAAESHLHSKSSYASCSPAVDEDHVYVAWADDENTRLIALNHDGETSWVANLGPWVSQHGFGTSPIVYQDKLIVSLMQLGDPRKIGNRPAGQSRLIAFDRKTGEKLWEADRDSDVAAYSVPCIYKTKEGQDVLICNSSAHGIAAHDLSSGKELWSEQVFNMRSVSSPVIAGDYILGSCGSGGGGNTVSAVDPNGGQPKLVWRLAKSASYVPTPIAYDGKVFVWYDKGIVSCLDGKTGEVLGQKRVGGNYYGSPILVGDRLFCMSEEGELVVVSADKDLKVLGKSPLGEGSESTPAVSDGVMYLRTYSHVISLGGK from the coding sequence ATGTCGATCGTTCGAATTTGGATTGCCGTTGTTTGTGTCTGCTTCGCGTGTGGATCTGTATCGGCTCAGGAGTGGACCCGATTTCGTGGCCCAAATGGAAGCGGTGTTGTGCCGGCCGTCGATATTCCCTCGACCGTCAGCGAGGCGAATTTCAACTGGAAGACCAAGCTGCCGGGCATCGGGCATTCGTCGCCAGCGATCTGGACCGATCGTCTGTTTGTGCTGAGTGCCGATCCGGAAAGTGCGTTCCGCTACGTCGTCGGAATTGATACCAAGACCGGTAAGATATTGTGGCAGAAAGAATTCCCTGCGGCGGAAAGTCACCTGCATTCCAAAAGCAGCTATGCTTCGTGCAGTCCGGCCGTGGACGAGGATCACGTCTACGTGGCTTGGGCCGATGACGAGAACACCCGTCTCATTGCGTTGAACCACGACGGCGAAACTTCCTGGGTTGCCAATCTCGGCCCCTGGGTCAGCCAGCATGGATTTGGTACCTCACCGATCGTTTACCAAGACAAGTTGATCGTATCGCTAATGCAACTGGGTGACCCCCGCAAGATCGGTAACCGTCCCGCGGGCCAAAGTCGATTGATTGCCTTCGATCGCAAGACGGGCGAAAAGCTATGGGAAGCAGATCGTGATAGCGACGTGGCGGCTTATTCCGTTCCATGTATCTATAAGACCAAAGAGGGCCAAGATGTGCTGATCTGCAACAGCAGTGCTCATGGCATCGCTGCCCACGACCTGTCGAGCGGCAAAGAGCTTTGGTCCGAGCAAGTCTTCAACATGCGGTCGGTTTCATCCCCGGTCATCGCCGGTGACTACATCCTCGGCTCGTGTGGCTCGGGTGGTGGTGGCAACACGGTGAGTGCAGTCGACCCGAACGGCGGCCAGCCGAAGCTTGTTTGGCGTCTGGCCAAATCGGCATCCTACGTGCCCACCCCAATCGCCTACGACGGCAAGGTGTTTGTCTGGTACGACAAAGGGATCGTTAGTTGCCTCGACGGAAAAACGGGAGAAGTCCTCGGCCAAAAGAGGGTCGGTGGCAACTATTACGGTTCGCCCATTCTGGTCGGAGATCGCCTCTTCTGCATGTCGGAAGAGGGAGAACTGGTGGTCGTTTCAGCCGATAAAGACCTGAAAGTTCTCGGTAAGAGTCCGCTCGGCGAAGGAAGCGAATCGACCCCGGCTGTTTCCGATGGCGTGATGTACCTCCGAACGTACTCGCACGTGATCTCGCTGGGCGGGAAGTAA
- a CDS encoding DUF1080 domain-containing protein — protein MRYMLTAFLIGLGLICNTATTRAAETEEGFVPLFNGKNFDGWIENPGYVAEDGKIVCAPSKGKGNLFTKDEYANFILRFEFKLPPGANNGLGIRAPMGGTTSRTGYELQILDDTAKKYEKLKPYQYHGSLYGLAPAKRGHLKPVGEWNEQKVTVDGDLIKVVLNGTEILNVDLEEIRNNPTMDGNEHPGLKRSTGHIGFLGHGSPVEFRNLQIKVLPEAK, from the coding sequence ATGAGATATATGTTGACCGCCTTCCTGATTGGTCTTGGTTTAATCTGCAACACCGCGACGACGCGAGCCGCCGAAACGGAAGAAGGCTTCGTCCCGTTGTTCAATGGGAAGAACTTCGACGGATGGATCGAAAACCCTGGTTACGTGGCGGAAGATGGCAAGATTGTCTGTGCTCCGTCGAAGGGAAAAGGGAATCTGTTCACGAAGGATGAGTACGCCAATTTCATTCTCCGCTTTGAATTCAAGCTACCGCCAGGTGCGAATAACGGCCTTGGGATTCGAGCCCCGATGGGTGGTACGACCTCGCGTACGGGTTACGAACTTCAGATTTTGGACGATACCGCCAAGAAGTACGAGAAGTTGAAACCGTATCAGTATCACGGTTCGCTTTACGGTCTGGCCCCGGCAAAGCGTGGCCACCTGAAGCCGGTAGGTGAATGGAACGAGCAGAAAGTCACCGTCGACGGCGATTTGATTAAGGTCGTCCTCAATGGAACCGAAATCTTGAACGTGGATCTCGAAGAGATTCGCAACAACCCGACCATGGATGGCAACGAGCACCCCGGCCTCAAGCGATCGACCGGACATATCGGCTTCCTCGGACATGGCAGCCCGGTGGAATTTCGCAACCTGCAAATCAAAGTCTTGCCTGAGGCAAAATAG
- a CDS encoding 6-phosphofructokinase encodes MTNSLSRPPQPEHNFKRVAILFSGGPAPAANAVISTAAVSFLRAGIEVLGIKNGYSNLMQFGSDRPMEEDRDYLILNHKALSRSRAKQGIMIGTARANPGKAISHPDHLKDKERCKAFQTTYDALCSLGVDALISIGGDDTLKTANKFKMFQDTLPEGSKKLPVVHLPKTIDNDYNGIDFTFGFFTAVDFLSTEIRTLLYDGEASKAYFLCEAMGRSAGWLAYGAAIAGEASLVISVEDIMGDFVEKEWEEGGKIRKTMNVPKVVDRIVKTMLAREAEGKEFGVIVLAEGLAEMLPESYLEGVARDDHGHIAITDIQLGRTFSKWVAKAYEEKTGRSRKVTGVQIGYEARCTKPLAYDVILGSQLGVGAYRALVEKKLNGVMVSASGQFELHYVDFADLVNQENLVTVVRHIEPGCDFQKLARFLETYVND; translated from the coding sequence ATGACCAATAGCCTCTCCCGTCCTCCGCAGCCAGAACACAATTTCAAGCGCGTTGCCATCCTGTTCTCAGGCGGGCCGGCTCCAGCAGCCAACGCGGTGATTTCGACTGCCGCGGTTTCGTTTCTGCGTGCTGGCATCGAAGTGCTGGGAATCAAGAACGGTTACTCGAACTTGATGCAGTTCGGTTCCGATCGCCCGATGGAAGAAGATCGTGACTACTTGATCCTCAACCACAAGGCGCTCAGCCGCAGCCGTGCCAAGCAAGGGATCATGATCGGTACCGCCCGGGCCAACCCAGGTAAAGCGATCTCGCACCCAGACCACTTGAAAGACAAAGAACGTTGCAAAGCGTTCCAAACCACCTACGACGCGTTGTGCTCGCTGGGTGTGGATGCCCTGATTTCGATCGGTGGCGACGACACGCTAAAGACCGCCAACAAGTTCAAGATGTTCCAAGACACGCTGCCGGAAGGCAGCAAGAAGTTGCCGGTCGTTCACCTGCCGAAGACGATCGACAACGACTACAACGGGATCGACTTCACGTTCGGCTTCTTTACCGCGGTTGATTTCCTTTCCACCGAAATCCGCACGCTGCTGTACGACGGCGAAGCCTCGAAGGCTTACTTCCTGTGCGAAGCGATGGGTCGTAGTGCCGGCTGGTTGGCCTACGGTGCCGCAATCGCTGGCGAAGCCTCGCTGGTGATCAGTGTCGAAGACATCATGGGTGACTTCGTCGAGAAAGAATGGGAAGAAGGTGGCAAGATTCGCAAGACGATGAACGTCCCAAAAGTGGTCGATCGGATCGTCAAAACGATGCTCGCTCGCGAAGCCGAAGGCAAAGAGTTTGGCGTGATCGTACTCGCCGAAGGCTTGGCCGAGATGCTACCGGAAAGCTATCTGGAAGGGGTCGCCCGCGACGATCACGGCCACATTGCGATCACCGACATTCAACTGGGCCGCACGTTTAGCAAGTGGGTCGCCAAGGCGTACGAAGAGAAGACAGGTCGTAGCCGCAAGGTGACCGGTGTTCAGATCGGTTACGAAGCTCGCTGCACCAAGCCGCTCGCCTACGACGTGATCTTAGGTAGCCAACTGGGTGTTGGTGCTTACCGTGCCCTGGTCGAAAAGAAGCTTAACGGTGTGATGGTCTCGGCCAGCGGCCAGTTCGAGCTGCACTACGTTGATTTCGCCGACCTGGTGAATCAAGAGAACCTGGTTACGGTCGTCCGCCACATCGAGCCTGGCTGTGACTTCCAGAAGCTCGCCCGCTTCCTCGAAACCTACGTCAACGACTAA
- a CDS encoding trypsin-like peptidase domain-containing protein, protein MPRFRLNLLLSVLVIAPLAGFALVPAPAQAQVFESDGVAMRFMKRIHQRNSSEVLGAFQSVVGNTRSATVEFKRGGKQVAMGGIVDPNGLIVTKGSLVNTYDDEAPLVAEMANGDQYLTSEIVAIDKEHDLALVSINARNLPVMEIAADSKSTVGSILATAGLGKEPVAIGVYGLTPHKVDVKNAMLGVMLSQNPGPAVVDQVVERSAAHHAGILAEDVIVSINDMDIETGTHLIETIRTFEPGDSVRVTLRRSEEEMHLSMVLGERVDGRGQARHDFQNHLGGELSTRRSGFPSVFQHDSYLQPEQCGGPVVNLDGQVVGLNIARAGRVATYAIPGNELANAVSRMLSAAGATRKAEIAQSRVSAKPVISDTTEQPNGNPGWIPRETSK, encoded by the coding sequence ATGCCCCGGTTTCGTTTGAATTTGCTACTCTCGGTATTGGTGATTGCACCACTGGCAGGTTTTGCACTTGTACCTGCCCCCGCCCAAGCTCAAGTTTTCGAGAGTGACGGCGTTGCGATGCGTTTCATGAAACGCATTCACCAACGCAATAGCAGTGAAGTGCTTGGCGCATTTCAGTCAGTCGTTGGTAACACTCGCAGTGCGACGGTCGAGTTCAAGCGTGGCGGCAAGCAAGTTGCCATGGGCGGCATCGTCGATCCGAATGGTCTGATTGTTACCAAAGGAAGTCTCGTCAACACCTACGATGACGAAGCCCCGCTGGTGGCGGAAATGGCCAACGGCGATCAATACCTGACCAGCGAGATTGTCGCGATCGATAAAGAACATGACTTGGCATTGGTAAGCATCAATGCCCGCAATTTACCGGTGATGGAAATCGCGGCTGACAGCAAGTCGACCGTGGGCAGCATCCTGGCCACGGCAGGTCTCGGTAAAGAGCCTGTGGCGATTGGTGTCTACGGGCTGACACCGCACAAAGTCGATGTGAAGAACGCGATGCTCGGCGTCATGCTCTCGCAGAATCCAGGTCCCGCAGTGGTCGATCAAGTGGTTGAACGCAGCGCCGCACATCACGCGGGAATCTTGGCGGAAGATGTGATCGTCTCGATCAATGACATGGACATTGAAACCGGCACTCACTTGATTGAAACAATTCGCACCTTCGAGCCAGGCGATTCGGTACGCGTGACCCTTCGTCGTTCGGAGGAAGAAATGCATCTGAGTATGGTTCTCGGCGAACGGGTCGACGGCCGCGGCCAAGCCCGTCACGACTTCCAGAATCATCTCGGTGGTGAACTGAGTACCCGTCGCAGCGGTTTTCCTTCCGTCTTCCAGCACGATAGCTACTTGCAGCCAGAACAGTGTGGCGGACCGGTCGTTAATCTGGATGGCCAAGTCGTTGGGCTCAACATTGCTCGTGCGGGCCGCGTTGCCACGTACGCGATTCCTGGCAACGAGCTGGCCAACGCCGTCTCGAGAATGCTTTCTGCGGCAGGGGCGACCCGTAAAGCGGAAATTGCTCAATCTCGGGTAAGTGCGAAGCCGGTTATTTCCGACACGACTGAGCAGCCAAACGGCAACCCCGGGTGGATTCCTCGCGAGACGTCGAAGTAG
- a CDS encoding SDR family oxidoreductase — protein MKMSGNTILITGGGSGIGRGLAEAFHALGNQVFIAGRRQESLDEVTTANPGMKSYQLYVTSPVGIAALAKKVTDEVAGLNVVIHNSGIMRPEDYTADRVDPQTAEATIATNLLGPIRLTAALLPHLRTQAASTIMTVSSGLAFTPLALTPSYCATKAAIHSWSISLRHQLRDTSVEVLELAPPYVQTELMGPHQANDPHAMPLDDFISEVMQLIEAGPTHGEILVQRVMNLRNSEASGNFWGEFERLNTLSHRFKLNLGSLTKLWSGR, from the coding sequence ATGAAGATGAGCGGCAACACGATTTTGATCACGGGTGGTGGAAGCGGAATTGGACGCGGCCTGGCTGAGGCCTTTCATGCGCTAGGAAATCAGGTATTCATCGCCGGGCGGCGGCAAGAATCGCTGGACGAAGTCACCACAGCCAATCCCGGGATGAAGAGTTATCAACTTTATGTGACCTCGCCGGTGGGAATCGCGGCGCTGGCGAAGAAGGTCACCGACGAAGTTGCTGGCTTGAACGTGGTGATTCATAACTCAGGCATCATGCGACCGGAGGATTACACTGCGGATCGTGTTGATCCACAAACGGCGGAAGCTACGATTGCCACGAATCTGCTCGGTCCGATTCGTTTAACCGCGGCACTACTTCCTCACCTCAGAACGCAGGCCGCATCGACGATTATGACCGTCTCGTCCGGGCTAGCCTTCACGCCATTGGCCCTCACACCGAGCTACTGTGCGACGAAGGCGGCGATTCATTCGTGGTCGATTTCACTGCGGCATCAATTGCGAGACACATCTGTCGAAGTTCTCGAACTGGCACCTCCCTACGTGCAGACGGAATTGATGGGGCCGCATCAAGCAAACGACCCCCACGCGATGCCCCTGGACGACTTTATTTCGGAAGTGATGCAACTTATCGAGGCGGGACCTACGCATGGCGAGATTCTCGTTCAACGCGTCATGAACTTACGAAACTCGGAAGCAAGCGGAAACTTCTGGGGAGAGTTCGAGCGACTGAATACGCTAAGTCATCGATTCAAACTGAATCTCGGTTCTCTAACAAAACTCTGGAGTGGGAGGTAA
- a CDS encoding DUF4404 family protein: MEDKLSELRQTLQELQKELRDVDQLDDETRGRLEGVMESINDALHREDTAALAHPSLRETLEERSSHLEDTSYPSLTRVLNNLADILGNSGL, encoded by the coding sequence ATGGAAGACAAACTCTCCGAACTACGCCAAACGCTCCAAGAGCTACAAAAAGAACTACGTGACGTCGATCAACTCGATGACGAAACGCGAGGCCGCTTGGAAGGCGTGATGGAATCGATCAATGATGCCTTGCATCGGGAAGACACCGCCGCCCTGGCCCACCCTTCCCTGCGGGAAACCTTGGAAGAACGTTCGTCGCACCTGGAAGATACCAGCTACCCTTCGCTGACCCGCGTGCTGAACAACTTGGCCGATATTCTGGGAAACAGCGGACTGTAA
- a CDS encoding DUF3472 domain-containing protein has product MRWMSLLVWLCLISLVAANDPCEQPTPDAMAKELGVKLPRRPWHLANIWWFFDGPVKNFESLEMDVTIDRDVPETYNLYVSPCGSSLINGLQFYGGLQTNVNGWVSGDEQTRVHRGHGAIFSRWSSDKKTPIGLEHVRKAADECLVESAGYEGKFASVRRPYAWKKGTYTWGIYKGETIERDGKPSTWFTCRVRNHANDEVTEVGSLLFEGTEFEFWNRHSAFVEVYSTSEIRRSNIPKVKVTFSRPRINGEKVPLKRAMAFYPDEAAGSTSSPDCAKVKADGENAVVEVGAIFVRDPKQRRHGLDLTTAE; this is encoded by the coding sequence ATGCGTTGGATGAGTTTGCTAGTTTGGCTGTGCCTGATTTCGCTGGTTGCTGCGAACGATCCTTGCGAGCAGCCGACGCCCGATGCGATGGCGAAAGAACTGGGCGTGAAGCTCCCGCGGCGTCCTTGGCACCTGGCCAACATCTGGTGGTTCTTCGATGGACCAGTCAAGAATTTTGAATCGCTTGAAATGGATGTCACCATTGATCGTGATGTCCCCGAAACCTATAACCTTTACGTCTCTCCCTGTGGTTCTTCGCTGATCAACGGTTTGCAGTTTTACGGCGGTTTGCAGACGAACGTGAACGGTTGGGTCAGCGGTGACGAACAAACCCGCGTTCATCGTGGCCATGGAGCGATCTTCTCGCGGTGGTCGTCCGACAAGAAGACACCGATCGGCCTTGAGCATGTCCGCAAAGCGGCCGACGAGTGCCTGGTGGAAAGTGCCGGGTACGAAGGGAAATTCGCCAGCGTCCGTCGTCCGTATGCTTGGAAGAAAGGGACCTACACTTGGGGCATCTACAAGGGGGAAACGATTGAGCGGGATGGTAAGCCGTCGACGTGGTTCACTTGCCGGGTTCGTAATCATGCCAACGACGAAGTGACCGAAGTGGGCAGCCTGCTGTTTGAAGGGACCGAGTTTGAGTTCTGGAATCGCCATTCGGCATTCGTCGAAGTTTATTCCACCTCGGAAATTCGCCGGTCGAACATTCCGAAGGTCAAGGTCACCTTCAGCCGACCACGCATCAACGGCGAGAAAGTCCCCTTGAAGCGAGCGATGGCCTTTTACCCGGACGAAGCCGCCGGTTCGACCAGTTCGCCCGACTGCGCGAAAGTGAAAGCGGACGGTGAAAACGCCGTCGTGGAAGTGGGGGCGATATTCGTCCGCGATCCGAAACAGCGGCGGCACGGGTTAGATCTCACGACCGCTGAGTAG
- a CDS encoding S1C family serine protease: MPLLANAQENANPSSVQRTAHFSEILTGDAPHDVADLRSMEKLIQQVTQKALDATVGVVVGPAQGSGVVVSEDGLILTAGHVIGKPGREVTVILNDGSRVKGVTLGTDRSIDSGAIQITTPGKYKHLPVRASSNLKDGEWVLVMGHAGGIVRDRRPALRLGRVLANGRDVIATDATLVGGDSGGPLLDIQGNVIGINSRIGNRITANLHVPSTQYLENLDRLRSSEVWGRLGGTQPYLGVRCDSDRQEVVVTRVTPGSPAANAGIQEGDQILRFNNREIDSFDSLKLMVNQYSPGDRISVRIRRSSGNVITLEVELTDRRQLDRE, translated from the coding sequence ATGCCTCTTCTTGCGAATGCGCAAGAGAACGCAAATCCTTCCAGCGTTCAACGGACGGCGCACTTCTCCGAAATCCTTACCGGCGATGCACCGCACGATGTTGCCGACTTGCGTTCGATGGAGAAGTTGATTCAGCAAGTCACCCAAAAGGCACTTGATGCCACGGTGGGTGTTGTCGTGGGTCCGGCACAGGGCTCCGGAGTGGTCGTCAGTGAAGATGGTTTGATCCTTACCGCTGGGCATGTCATTGGAAAGCCTGGGCGAGAGGTAACGGTCATCCTCAATGACGGAAGCCGCGTGAAAGGGGTAACCCTGGGAACAGATCGTAGTATTGACTCTGGTGCCATCCAAATCACCACGCCAGGCAAATATAAGCACCTTCCCGTCCGTGCATCGTCGAACCTTAAGGACGGTGAATGGGTATTAGTAATGGGGCACGCAGGCGGCATCGTTCGAGACCGTCGCCCTGCCCTGCGGCTGGGCCGCGTGCTGGCAAACGGCCGCGATGTGATTGCCACCGACGCAACCTTGGTAGGTGGCGATAGTGGTGGTCCACTGTTGGACATTCAGGGTAATGTGATTGGAATCAACAGCCGAATCGGAAATCGAATTACGGCGAATTTACACGTTCCTTCGACGCAGTACCTCGAAAACCTGGACCGACTTCGAAGCTCGGAGGTTTGGGGACGACTTGGCGGAACGCAACCTTATTTGGGTGTACGATGTGACAGTGATCGACAGGAGGTTGTGGTCACACGTGTTACCCCGGGTTCCCCGGCAGCCAATGCGGGAATCCAAGAGGGAGATCAAATCTTGCGATTCAACAATCGCGAGATCGACTCCTTCGACAGTTTGAAGCTGATGGTAAATCAGTACTCTCCGGGCGATCGCATTAGCGTACGGATACGGCGCAGCTCGGGCAACGTTATTACTCTTGAAGTTGAACTAACGGATCGTCGTCAATTGGATCGCGAATAG
- a CDS encoding Clp protease N-terminal domain-containing protein, whose amino-acid sequence MFANVEFRIAYSENVRRVMRHANRLARKLNDDWIGTEHLLQGMLIEQDSDMMRVFTAMKTDVAACHKEIGRLTQPRPAQRQQEPLALTPRAKLMLDYAVTWARRLNQAQLQPVDLLVGALCEREGLAAQVLMNVGLELRGVCRYMLASF is encoded by the coding sequence ATGTTTGCCAACGTCGAATTTCGCATCGCCTATTCCGAAAACGTTCGCCGCGTCATGCGTCATGCGAATCGCTTGGCAAGGAAACTGAATGATGACTGGATCGGTACCGAACACCTCTTGCAGGGCATGTTGATTGAGCAAGACAGCGACATGATGCGTGTTTTCACGGCGATGAAGACGGACGTTGCTGCTTGCCACAAAGAAATCGGCCGCTTGACCCAGCCAAGGCCTGCCCAGCGGCAACAAGAGCCGCTGGCACTCACGCCGCGGGCAAAGCTAATGTTGGACTACGCAGTGACCTGGGCACGACGTCTTAATCAAGCCCAACTTCAGCCAGTGGATCTTCTCGTCGGAGCCCTGTGTGAGCGCGAAGGACTCGCTGCTCAGGTACTCATGAATGTCGGACTCGAACTGAGGGGAGTCTGTCGTTACATGTTGGCCTCTTTCTAG